aggtttgagttaGGCTCcaccacttccatccagctccctcctgctggCCTGGAAAACCAGAAGAAGACCAAGGGGTTGGGCCCCTCACCCGAGTGCTGTCCTCAGAGAAGCCCCTGACTTCTGGCATGGGACCAgtgcacctccagccattgtggccatttggggagacaagcagcagatggaagacctgtctctcagtctctcgctctctctgtgactctgactcaaatatacaaataaataaatcatttcaagAAAGAAATGGGTTTTTTGTGTGTATTGCTCAGAGCAGAGAGCATGTGATTTCTTTGTTTCAGCAAGCACCCTTTTCAGAGCACAAACATGATGTGGCTGATGATCACAGCAGCACAGCAGCCTCCTCCGGATGCATCTTCCCTATGCAGCCCAGTAGCTTCCCCTAAGAGTGGACTTGCAGAATCCAAGAACAACTTTGTAAATCCTGTTTACTCAGGAATGCAGCAGAGATGTTAATGCCTATGATGACCTTGGCCAGGATCTGATTAGCATTGGgcactgttttgtttctttgttttcagtttttactcTCTAATgcatattgtttttaagattgagcTATGAAACAAGAGTGTCTAGTTTAAATGGCAGTAGGTTTCCTACCTCGAGTTACAAAACTTTGAATTGTGTACTCAGAAATGTTAAGGGTGTTTAATCAAAGAACATGAAAATAGGGGTGAAGTTTCTTCTTGATTGGATTAGGCTTAGGCAGCACATGGCTTAGGGTGGGGCCCTGTGGGTGGAGCCTGTGTCTTGAGCACTATAAAAGGCCAGAGACTCAGAGCTCCAAATCACTTCAGAGAGGAGCCCAGAGCAGGAGAGGTGAGGGATCAGGCAGGAGCCTCTCAGACCTCCAAGCAAGTCTCCAGCTCAAGGTGAGTTGTCTCTCTTCTGGGCCAGATCCGCAGCCCATTTCTCTTTGGCGACAACTTGTTTTTCAAACTCTCTTCCCTTTGGAGGTTAGAAAGGAAAGAGCCAGTCTGTCCTAGTTCACAGAGCTTTGCTCAGCTTCCActccaacattttttaaaattttattcatttcaggtcacttttttatttttttggacaggcagagtgggcagtgacagagagacaagagagaaaggtcttctttttcagctcttcatcccccagatggccgctaaaCCGGCACGATctgctggcgcaccgtgctgatcagaagccaggagccaggtgcttctcctggtctcccatgcgggtgcagggccctagctcgtgggccatcctccattgcctatctgggtgacagcagagagctggcatgggggagcagcaacctggacagaacgcagtgccccaactgggactagaacccagggtgacctccctgcaggcagccaacaccctttttttaaaaatttatttatttattttaagattttatttatttatttgagaggtggagtgaccgacagtgagagggagagacagagagaaaggtcttccttctgctggttcactccccagtgacctcaatggccgaagctgtggggatccaaagccaggatccaggtgcttcttcctggtcttctgtGTGAGTACGGGTcccaggaacctgggccatcttccactgcattcccaggccctggcagagagctgcattggaagaggagcatcctggactagaaccagagcccatatgggatgcaggcaagcaggcagaggattgaacTACTGGGCCCTGATGTTGGCCCCACTCAAGTCACTTTTACTAcgtaaatgtatttttctttcagatGAGGGTGAGGAAGAGGATAAGTGTCTGCAGCATAAGCATGTGTGCAGCATTAATCCCATCTCTTTCTTTTCTAGCATTATTTCATCAAAATTGTCCAGGTTTTCACTTAAAACCTAAAGTAAAGGCATGTACTATTTTTACTCATTTCATGATAGCTAACTAAAACATTTCTTCATTGATGGATAATTAGATTCTGATCAGAAAACCATAGAAGAACAGGCTAAGCATGGTTAGTTCTCTCAGGTTTTTTGGGTGTATCCCATGGTGAGATAGGCAAGCTCTTTCAGACTGTGAAAAACACCATGATAAATTTGCCTGAAAATGAAGGATGCATGTTGCCTGTGTctgttggttttttgttgttgttcttgctggtgataaaattatttgcatttttatcaaATTTGAACAAACACTTCATGTTGTTTAAAACAATGATTATGCACTCTCTGGATAATGTGGCATTTTCAACACATTTGaaaggaaagagttatttttGTAAAGGCAGAGAAACCGTGAgggctagagagagaaagagatctgccatcgatgggttcagtccccagatgacctcagccCCTGggcttaggccaggctgaagccaccacCCAGGAACTCCTTGCTGGTCTACcacctgggtgccaggaacccaggtatttgcaccatcttctgctgctttcccaggctcattagcaggatcagaagtggagcagataagcctccaatggctgctccaagataggatgccagtgtcccaagtggtgtcttggaCTACCATTCCCCACGCAGGCCCCATTGCATCAGGTTTATACACAGTGTGCtgctcaggggccagtgctgtggcatactgggaaaactgccgcctgcagtgccagcatcacatatgggtgccagtttgagtcctggctgctcttcttctgatccagctcactgcttttGCCCAGGATAGCAATTCTTAGGAAccagcaccatgtgggagacccagaagaagctcaaggTTCCtttctttggattggcccagccccagcggttgtggcatttggggagtgaaacagtggactgAAGACCttactttccctctctttgtagataaataaatatttatttgtactgATCGATTCTGGataaaacatgttttcttttctgtgtcttcacatggaaTAAGACAATGCTATGTAAGGAAGCTTATGTGTGTTATAGCTTCCAAAGACTTTAAATTCCATGTGGGAACATATTCTGTTCTCTTACACAACTGCATTTGCATAGTTTGATGCAATTCAAGATGATGGGATCCTGTGAAATGTGTccttggctggagctgagagaaGATGCTGAAGGCTACCTGGTGATTCATGTCCCTATTTTCATACACTGGCCTTGGTTGCATCCATGGCTTAATCCTTGGACTATGATAATGACTGCTCTTTCTTGTGTGTTCGATTATCCAACCACAACGGAATGTGGGATTTGTGAAGTCTTGGTGGGAGCTCTGCCAGTTATTCAGTGCAGGTCCTTTTGTAGGGAGATCTTCAGGATTGGACCCTCACAGAGGCTGCACAGACGTCAGTGCTGGGACTGATCATGGGGCTTTCCCTCCTGCAATCAGCCATGCCCAGCTGTCAGAGTTAATCCATCCAGAGAATGGTAACCATGGacagaggccagggaggaggctcTAGGTGAACTGGAGGTTCTGAAACTGTGGCAGGGAACAGCTGGAGGGACTGGGGGGCATCTTCTTGGTCAGGAGCATCTTCTTGGCTGATGCTCAGCTTCCTTTTATAGAGGAGTTGATGGCAATGatgatatttttattcaaattcaCTCAAGGATAGATTTTTTTGTAAGAATTTTTAAGCATTTCTTCTGATGCTGCTTTGTCCATAGAATTAATTCAACCAAGACATTCATGTTGCAGTGGATTTTGCTGTGAAGACGTTACATGATTTTATGTGTGCTCTGGTTGCATTTCGATgaggaaattctttcttctggacTGCAGGTGACCAGCGCCATACTGACTGGCGAAGAGTCTGCATCCTACCAAGAATTCGTTGAACACACACCTGGGCTCAGTTCCCACACAGAGAAGCTCTAGTCAGAGCAGACAGCTACTCCTGGGAGAGACCCCAAACAAGACCCCAGACAAGGTAAGCTGCCTTGTGGCAATGACAATCTCTCTTGTCATCACTTGGATTTCGGGGAGTTTTTGAGTGGTTCCATTACAAGTGAGTCCATTACTAGGAATCTCTGTGGACTCGATGTCACCTCCATGTTTCTGCATCCATTGATGTGGTTTAATTTGCATTGATTTAGATACGTCCTGATCACTGAAGAGCAGACGGTGTACTGAGGACTCCTGACCAACTCCAGAAGCTGCTAAAGGGAACTGCCACCAGGTCACTGCCGAGGCGTACTCTCCCAGGACCATGGCTAAGAACCTGCTAGCAGCGGCCACCTGTCCAATTTGCCTGGACTATTTCTCACGTCCCGTCTCGCTCTCCTGTGGACATGTCTTCTGCTTCGATTGCCTTCgccactgggtggcaggaagaGGGGATTTCATGCTGGTTTGCCCCACGTGTCGCTCAGTCAGTGAGAAGGTACCTATGGAAGAGTGGCTAATCGGAAAGCTGACCCTTCTAACCAGGCAACACAGTGGTCTCCTGGAGCAGAGTCTGCTCCTTAGTGAGGAGGTTCTGAGGTTCCAGGAGGATGATGTCCTGGACACAGCTACCGCCCACTCCCTCCTTGAGCTCTCCAGCGATCAGAGGAGCGTTGAATGTGGGAAGACCTCCAACAACCTGCTGGAAGACTCCAGTAGGTTCCCTCACCTGGTCTGTGTACTAGGAAACACCTGCTTCTCCTCGGGCCGCCATTACTGGGAGGTTGAAGTAGGAGAAGCCAAGGAGTGGACCCTGGGTGTCTGGCAAGGGTCAGTCGACACAAAGAGGAAGGGTGATTTAACCTCTGACCACGGTTTCTGGATCATCTGCGTAGAGGGAGGACTCATTCACCCCTGCACCAACACAGAGGTCATCGTTCCTGCAAGCCCTAGTCTTCACCGTGTAGGAGTTTTCCTGGATGTGGACTTGGGAGAGATCAAGTTTTTTGATGTTGGAAATAAAGCTCTCATCTACATGCACAGGTTCCTCTCCACCGTGGAGCCTTTTCATCCGTTCTTCTGTTTTGTACCTTTTTGAAGGGGCCACTGGTGCCCCCCTGAGCATCTGCCTAGAACGTTCAGCCCTTCCCCAAGCTCTCAAGTGACAAAGACCTTTGGCCCTTGCTCAGGATGACCAGGAAGACACACTGTCAACATTTGGTAGACAGTTTATAGATTGTAGATTCTTGTGTTGCAATAATTGTATAGCATTTTTGAACTAGTCAGTAGATTTGCAACTAAATGACATCTGTATTTTAAATAGATTTCCTTActaaataaggaaatatttggGGGCACTAAGCACTGAGACCTCTGTTTGCTCGCCTCTGAATGGGAATGAAGATCTCTAAGCCAAAACGTTATGACGATTGTGAGACAACACTGGACACTTGTTTCATAGTCGATAGAAACAGAGAATATTAGTTTTAAGTCGAATGTATATTTTATGGGTAGAAATCCTTTTTCATGAATGTATTGTCTTTTCTACATAATTCCCAACAATGATAGTTGTCaggagataaagtattaagtttccCATTTGTAATTCTCCAAACACAGCTGCACAAGGATTCCTGAAAGACAAAAACTGTGACTCAGCTTATTCTCATGGAGTTGCCCTGGGCCCCCTTCAAGCAGTAACTTAGTGTGCGGTTGTCAAAAGGGCTCTgaaggggcctgctctgtggcgcagcgtgtaaaacctctgcctacagtgcagacatcccatgctgctaggcctgggaaagcagtggaagatggcccagttccttgagccccttcacccacg
The sequence above is drawn from the Lepus europaeus isolate LE1 chromosome 3, mLepTim1.pri, whole genome shotgun sequence genome and encodes:
- the LOC133756630 gene encoding ret finger protein-like 4B; this translates as MAKNLLAAATCPICLDYFSRPVSLSCGHVFCFDCLRHWVAGRGDFMLVCPTCRSVSEKVPMEEWLIGKLTLLTRQHSGLLEQSLLLSEEVLRFQEDDVLDTATAHSLLELSSDQRSVECGKTSNNLLEDSSRFPHLVCVLGNTCFSSGRHYWEVEVGEAKEWTLGVWQGSVDTKRKGDLTSDHGFWIICVEGGLIHPCTNTEVIVPASPSLHRVGVFLDVDLGEIKFFDVGNKALIYMHRFLSTVEPFHPFFCFVPF